In Entelurus aequoreus isolate RoL-2023_Sb linkage group LG02, RoL_Eaeq_v1.1, whole genome shotgun sequence, one genomic interval encodes:
- the LOC133664298 gene encoding wee1-like protein kinase 1-B, which yields MSGYSQHWTHSPSPKAIKVCEKLIFTTSDGEDEPIDDTNESGFKEQDSFEKYSNASSLMRASMDESAELWEEEGFGSPSHFSGETSALFAVCATTPRKVTSPIPTCPDKPARKTLKKSFGSSARGSRSVRSLFKDVEPAAMSSRDSFTRRQSTPLVNFNPFTPDSMLVKSATQQLNRKRMHCNISSGEDIQTGDAEGDEEILPPSKRISISNTMTSRYDSEFLELEKIGCGQFGAVFKCVNRLDGCIYAIKRSKKPLARGVEEQDALREVYAHAVLGHNSHVVRYYSAWTEDDHMLIQNEYCNGGTLSDAIAQHISSLTEVELKDLLLQVANGLKYIHSMSLVHMDIKPSNIFICCQSVRCYDNLNTSVIYKIGDLGHVTRTNSPTAEEGDSRYLANEILQNDYTDLAKADIFSLALTVISASGAKPLPTNGDMWHEIRRGKLPTIPKMLSPEFVSLLQLMINPIPARRPSSCDLTCHPMLLMAAEVRASFRRLS from the exons ATGTCGGGCTACAGCCAACATTGGACACATTCTCCCTCGCCCAAAGCTATCAAGGTCTGCGAGAAGCTGATTTTTACAACCAGCGATGGAGAAGATGAGCCCATCGACGACACCAACGAGTCTGGTTTCAAAGAGCAAGACTCTTTTGAAAAATATTCTAATGCCAGCAGTCTAATGCGCGCCAGCATGGACGAATCGGCAGAGCTTTGGGAAGAGGAGGGCTTCGGGAGCCCGTCCCATTTCTCCGGCGAGACCTCGGCTCTCTTCGCGGTCTGCGCCACCACGCCGAGAAAAGTCACCTCTCCGATCCCCACCTGCCCCGACAAACCTGCACGCAAAACACTGAAAAAG AGCTTTGGGTCCAGCGCAAGGGGCTCACGCAGCGTGAGGTCCCTCTTCAAGGATGTGGAGCCTGCAGCAATGTCCAGCAGAGACAGCTTCACCAGAAGACAGTCCACACCCCTGGTCAACTTTAACCCCTTCACCCCTGACTCCATGCTCGTCAAGTCAGCCACGCAGCAGCTCAACAGGAAGCGAATGCACTGCAATAT CTCAAGTGGTGAAGATATACAGACAGGTGACGCTGAGGGAGACGAGGAAATCCTACCACCATCCAAG AGGATTAGTATTAGTAACACGATGACCTCTCGCTACGACTCTGAGTTCTTGGAGCTGGAGAAGATTGGTTGCGGTCAGTTTGGTGCCGTGTTTAAGTGCGTGAACAGACTGGACGGCTGCATTTATGCCATCAAGCGCTCCAAGAAGCCTCTAGCCAGAGGAGTGGAAGA GCAGGACGCCCTGCGTGAGGTGTATGCCCACGCCGTGCTGGGCCACAACTCCCACGTGGTGCGCTACTACTCTGCTTGGACTGAGGACGACCACATGCTCATCCAGAATGAGTATTGCAATGGCGGCACGCTGTCCGACGCCATTGCCCAACACATCTCTAGCCTGACAGAGGTCGAACTCAAGGACCTCTTGCTGCAGGTCGCCAACGGCCTTAAGTATATCCACTCCATGTCACTGGTGCACATGGACATCAAGCCAA GCAACATCTTCATCTGTTGCCAGTCTGTCAGGTGCTACGACAATCTGAACACCAGCGTGATCTACAAGATAg gGGATCTGGGTCATGTGACACGGACCAACAGCCCTACGGCGGAGGAAGGCGACAGTCGATATTTGGCCAACGAAATTCTCCAAAAT GATTACACTGACCTGGCCAAGGCAGACATCTTTTCCCTCGCTCTCACTGTCATCAGCGCCTCAGGGGCAAAGCCTCTTCCCACCAATGGAGATATGTGGCATGAAATCCGCCGTGGCAAACTGCCCACCATCCCCAAAATGCTCTCGCCAGAGTTTGTCAGCCTGCTTCAG CTTATGATCAACCCTATCCCGGCCAGACGACCTTCCAGCTGTGACCTCACTTGTCACCcgatgctcctgatggctgccgaAGTGAGag CAAGCTTCAGAAGGCTGAGCTGA